In Nymphaea colorata isolate Beijing-Zhang1983 chromosome 13, ASM883128v2, whole genome shotgun sequence, one DNA window encodes the following:
- the LOC116266630 gene encoding uncharacterized protein LOC116266630 — MEENRALIRELPRGTTDSPVVEEIVKLERRLFPKHESLSSSFYQELGKKNGGLLYCVLLDEGKPKEQVVGYVMYFFPSSLYASVTKLAVRENYRRKGYGEALLKAAIEKCRSRRIQRICLHVDPLRRPALCLYQKLGFQVDSIVESYYSADRDAYRMYLDFDVKK; from the exons ATGGAGGAGAACCGCGCACTTATTAGGGAGTTGCCTAGGGGAACCACTGATTCCCCGGTCGTGGAGGAGATAGTAAAGTTGGAGAGGAGGCTATTTCCCAAGCACGAGTCCCTCTCATCTTCCTTCTACCAAGAGCTGGGGAAGAAGAATGGTGGTCTGCTCTACTGTGTCCTCTTGGACGAGGGGAAGCCCAAGGAACAAGTCGTGGGTTACGTCATGTACTTCTTCCCGTCTTCCTTGTATGCCTCCGTCACGAAACTTGCAG TAAGAGAGAATTATAGAAGGAAAGGTTATGGGGAAGCACTACTTAAAGCTGCTATTGAAAAATGTAGATCAAGAAGAATTCAACGAATATGCCTCCATGTGGATCCCTTGAGGAGACCAGCGTTGTGCCTCTACCAGAAGCTAGGGTTTCAAGTTGATAGCATAGTTGAAAGTTATTATTCTGCTGACAGGGATGCGTACAGAATGTACTTGgattttgatgttaaaaaatga
- the LOC116266984 gene encoding NDR1/HIN1-like protein 1 — protein sequence MSKKDCGNHCHDGKEKLYRRLFGCLLATIFVILLIILIVWLVLRPSKPSFVLQDATVLQFNVTGAPNLLSATLQVTLVSRNPNDRVGVYYERMEVYAAYMNQQVTLRTVLPPTYQGHGEISVWSPFLSGNNVPVAPFLAASLAQAQSYGTGMFSIRVDGWVRWKVGSWSSGRYHLYVDCNAYLTLTGRGKPAVFPIAHCYTDV from the coding sequence ATGTCGAAGAAGGACTGCGGCAACCACTGCCACGACGGAAAGGAGAAGCTCTACCGCCGCCTCTTCGGATGCCTCCTTGCCACCATCTTCGTGATCCTGCTGATCATCCTCATCGTCTGGCTGGTCCTCCGGCCGTCCAAGCCGTCGTTCGTCCTCCAGGACGCCACCGTCCTCCAATTCAACGTCACCGGGGCCCCCAACCTGCTGAGCGCCACGCTGCAGGTGACGCTTGTCTCCCGCAACCCCAACGATCGGGTGGGCGTCTACTACGAGCGGATGGAAGTGTATGCCGCCTACATGAACCAGCAGGTGACCCTCCGTACGGTGCTGCCGCCGACCTACCAGGGCCACGGCGAGATCTCCGTCTGGTCCCCCTTCCTCTCCGGCAACAATGTCCCCGTAGCCCCCTTCCTCGCCGCCTCCCTCGCCCAGGCCCAGTCGTACGGCACCGGCATGTTCTCCATCCGCGTCGACGGCTGGGTCCGGTGGAAGGTCGGCAGCTGGAGCTCGGGCCGTTACCACCTTTACGTCGACTGCAACGCCTACCTCACCCTCACCGGCCGCGGAAAGCCTGCCGTCTTCCCCATCGCCCACTGCTACACCGATGTCTGA
- the LOC116267328 gene encoding uncharacterized protein LOC116267328 gives MNPSSNNSDSVGYRIQTVSVDLLDGRCTFIESTQRGRQTPKYNPHAEAFDPYKWQRLAGQGTLLKSRTSAPCATPLLRSWVMIPRTGQSRLFPFGLASTFLSSTISTAEMAQGADAKVSDPGGGSESESKVPSDATKERLSDSILPHILNLYASSATAHDFEIYAQHATFEDPLMCAHGVRQIKSAFYSLPKVFSESKISEYSIQESSTSPGNGEILIDNKQHYKFLGMHKDIDSLIKLQIDNGKVIRHEDWWDKKPLLNRETATFPLAGWVVEKVRRGSMLVTHAMMGFGKDPNP, from the exons ATGAATCCATCTAGCAATAACTCGGATTCAGTTGGATACCGAATCCAGACAGTATCCGTTGACCTATTGGATGGGAGATGCACCTTCATCGAATCAACCCAAAGAGGCAGACAGACCCCAAAATACAACCCCCACGCGGAGGCATTTGATCCATACAAATGGCAAAGGCTGGCAGGCCAAGGGACGCTTCTGAAAAGCAGAACAAGTGCGCCGTGCGCGACTCCATTACTCAGAAGTTGGGTGATGATTCCTCGCACTGGACAGTCCAGACTCTTTCCTTTTGGGTTGGCTTCGACATTTCTGAGTTCTACTATTTCTACTGCCGAAATGGCACAGG GCGCGGATGCTAAAGTTAGCGATCCTGGAGGAGGAAGCGAGAGCGAAAGCAAAGTTCCTAGTGATGCTACGAAGGAAAGGCTGTCGGATTCTATACTCCCCCACATCCTGAATCT GTATGCGTCGTCTGCTACAGctcatgattttgaaatttatgcTCAACATGCAACCTTTGAGGACCCACTTATGTGTGCTCATGG TGTCAGGCAAATCAAATCAGCCTTTTATTCGCTTCCAAAG GTATTTAGTGAATCTAAGATTTCCGAGTACAGCATACAGGAAAGTTCAACATCACCTGGGAATGGAGAG ATACTTATCGACAATAAGCAGCACTACAAGTTTCTAGGAATGCATAAGGACATTGATTCTCTTATCAAGTTGCAAATTGATAATGGGAAGGTCATCCGTCATGAGGACTG GTGGGACAAGAAACCATTGCTGAACAGAGAAACAGCTACATTCCCGTTGGCTGGATGGGTTGTTGAAAAAGTTCGTCGTGGATCGATGCTTGTGACTCATGCCATGATGGGTTTTGGAAAAGACCCTAATCCATGA